From Anoplopoma fimbria isolate UVic2021 breed Golden Eagle Sablefish chromosome 11, Afim_UVic_2022, whole genome shotgun sequence, one genomic window encodes:
- the cnn1b gene encoding calponin-1 has protein sequence MTTHFRSGPAFGLSAEVKSKLAGKYDHQKEEELKLWIQDVTGKRIGEGFMESLKDGVLLCELINVLHPGSVRKISTSSQNWHQLENIGNFVRAITEYGLRPDDIFEANDLFENVNHTQVQSTLIALAGKAKSKGFHSKYDLGVKYAEKHQRRFAPEKLKEGRNIIGLQMGTNKLASQKGMTSYGTRRHLYDSKMAMENPLDQSTISLQMGTNKGASQAGMTAPGTRRHIFDKKLELENCDTTTISLQMGTNKVASQQGMTTYGLQRQVYDNKYCSNPTEAPYNGSEAEFDGYNQYSD, from the exons ATGACAACACATTTCAGGAGCGGACCAGCCTTCGGGCTTTCTGCCGAGGTCAAGAGTAAG ctggCAGGGAAGTACGACCACCAGAAGGAAGAGGAGCTGAAGCTGTGGATTCAGGATGTGACGGGCAAAAGGATTGGGGAAGGCTTCATGGAGAGCCTGAAGGATGGAGTCCTGCTGTGCGA ACTCATTAACGTGCTCCATCCGGGTTCTGTGAGAAAGATCAGCACCTCCAGTCAAAACTGGCACCAg cTGGAAAACATAGGGAATTTTGTCCGCGCGATCACAGAGTACGGCCTGAGGCCAGATGACATCTTCGAGGCCAACGATCTGTTTGAGAACGTCAACCACACTCAGGTCCAGAGCACGCTCATTGCTCTGGCTGGAAAG GCCAAGTCCAAAGGTTTCCACTCCAAGTACGACTTGGGAGTGAAGTACGCTGAGAAACATCAGCGGCGCTTCGCTCCGGAGAAGCTCAAGGAGGGACGTAACATCATCGGCCTGCAG ATGGGGACCAACAAGCTCGCCAGCCAAAAGGGCATGACCTCCTATGGTACACGGCGCCATCTGTATGATTCCAAGATGGCCATGGAGAACCCACTGGACCAATCTACCATCAGCCTACAGATGGGCACCAACAAGGGAGCCAGCCAG GCCGGCATGACAGCCCCGGGGACCAGGAGGCACATCTTCGACAAGAAGCTGGAGCTGGAGAACTGTGACACCACCACCATCTCCCTGCAGATGGGCACCAACAAAGTGGCCTCGCAGCAGGGCATGACCACCTACGGCCTGCAGCGCCAGGTCTACGACAACAAGTACTGCTCCAACCCCACTGAGGCCCCCTACAACGGGAGCGAGGCCGAGTTCGATGGCTACAACCAGTACTCTGACTAA